From the genome of Myripristis murdjan chromosome 22, fMyrMur1.1, whole genome shotgun sequence, one region includes:
- the bag5 gene encoding BAG family molecular chaperone regulator 5 isoform X2, giving the protein MAVRWLCSLFGKPFDGGKRMDHGGPPQQQQQHPMQQQAYQPQHPAMIRLYEIQKEVASLGPQVCTFSGLQNDREYKRLERELTQLLLEVDKVDTEGKAELQAARKRAAQEVEGMLRYLEENATHPSRLAIEELSREARRLVDEGVVAPQRAGGATEISDELVDALQELILKLTQVKTGGRVPLRKARYRALTRLCAVQDVIEGRTQQQTLSLPLSGDTHEAVNCINQVMVKVSVARSQLVALLMGLSGRDSCAHLSRILTEMQVELDALDVSGNAAVRNYRKQVVEEINGLLKHLDLEGEGDDTRRYDLAQNNSIREIEAVRGHVSHLRGEVLRHCGMGELSFRPKAELQSLLTHLDQVDTGKNPCIREARRRAVVEVQAIITFLDLREALCRRQPGPAEHPSHRAVWLVLGSLSELQAQVLGFDGKRADKSYMMLEELLTKQLLALDAVDSQGDEGTKVARKQAVKFAQNILSYLDMKTDEWEY; this is encoded by the exons ATGGCTGTACGCTGGCTATGCAG CCTGTTTGGGAAGCCCTTTGATGGTGGGAAGAGGATGGACCATGGCGGCccaccacagcagcaacagcaacatccGATGCAGCAGCAGGCGTACCAGCCGCAGCACCCAGCCATGATACGTCTGTACGAGATCCAGAAGGAGGTGGCGTCTCTGGGGCCGCAGGTCTGCACCTTCAGCGGCCTGCAGAACGACCGCGAGTACAAGCGGCTGGAGCGCGAGCTGacccagctgctgctggaggtggaCAAGGTCGACACGGAGGGCAAGGCCGAGCTGCAGGCGGCACGCAAGCGGGCGGCACAGGAGGTAGAGGGCATGCTGCGCTACCTGGAGGAGAACGCCACCCATCCGTCCCGCCTGGCCATCGAGGAGCTTAGCCGCGAGGCGCGCCGGCTGGTGGACGAGGGTGTCGTGGCACCGCAGCGTGCAGGCGGGGCGACGGAGATCAGTGACGAGCTGGTGGACGCGTTGCAGGAGCTCATCCTGAAGCTCACCCAGGTCAAGACCGGAGGGAGGGTGCCGCTCCGGAAAGCACGTTACCGGGCGCTGACCCGCCTGTGCGCTGTGCAGGACGTGATAGAAGGGCGCACGCAGCAGCAGACCCTCTCCCTGCCGCTGTCGGGCGACACCCACGAGGCCGTGAACTGCATCAACCAGGTGATGGTGAAGGTGAGCGTGGCCCGCAGCCAGCTGGTGGCCCTGCTGATGGGTCTGAGCGGGCGGGACAGCTGCGCCCACCTGTCACGCATCCTCACGGAGATGCAGGTGGAGCTGGACGCCCTGGACGTGTCCGGGAACGCGGCTGTCAGAAACTACCGGAAACAAGTGGTGGAGGAGATCAACGGGCTGCTGAAACACCTGGACctggagggagaaggagacgACACGCGCAG GTACGACCTGGCGCAGAACAACTCCATCCGTGAGATCGAGGCCGTGCGGGGTCACGTGTCCCACCTGCGGGGCGAGGTCCTGCGGCACTGCGGGATGGGCGAGCTCAGCTTCCGCCCCAAAGCCGAGCTGCAGAGCCTCCTCACTCACCTGGACCAGGTGGACACGGGCAAGAACCCGTGCATCAGGGAGGCCCGGCGCCGCGCCGTGGTGGAGGTGCAGGCCATCATCACCTTCCTGGACCTGCGCGAGGCCCTGTGCCGCCGTCAGCCGGGCCCCGCCGAGCACCCGTCCCACCGGGCCGTGTGGCTGGTGCTGGGCAGCCTGTCGGAGCTCCAGGCGCAGGTGCTGGGCTTCGACGGCAAGCGGGCCGACAAGAGCTACATgatgctggaggagctgctgaccAAACAGCTGCTGGCTCTGGACGCCGTGGACTCGCAGGGCGACGAGGGCACCAAGGTGGCACGGAAGCAGGCGGTGAAGTTTGCCCAGAACATTCTCAGCTACCTGGACATGAAGACAGACGAGTGGGAGTATTGA
- the bag5 gene encoding BAG family molecular chaperone regulator 5 isoform X1, producing MCANVFGVLKSLFGKPFDGGKRMDHGGPPQQQQQHPMQQQAYQPQHPAMIRLYEIQKEVASLGPQVCTFSGLQNDREYKRLERELTQLLLEVDKVDTEGKAELQAARKRAAQEVEGMLRYLEENATHPSRLAIEELSREARRLVDEGVVAPQRAGGATEISDELVDALQELILKLTQVKTGGRVPLRKARYRALTRLCAVQDVIEGRTQQQTLSLPLSGDTHEAVNCINQVMVKVSVARSQLVALLMGLSGRDSCAHLSRILTEMQVELDALDVSGNAAVRNYRKQVVEEINGLLKHLDLEGEGDDTRRYDLAQNNSIREIEAVRGHVSHLRGEVLRHCGMGELSFRPKAELQSLLTHLDQVDTGKNPCIREARRRAVVEVQAIITFLDLREALCRRQPGPAEHPSHRAVWLVLGSLSELQAQVLGFDGKRADKSYMMLEELLTKQLLALDAVDSQGDEGTKVARKQAVKFAQNILSYLDMKTDEWEY from the exons ATGTGTGCCAATGTGTTTGGAGTTCTGAAGAG CCTGTTTGGGAAGCCCTTTGATGGTGGGAAGAGGATGGACCATGGCGGCccaccacagcagcaacagcaacatccGATGCAGCAGCAGGCGTACCAGCCGCAGCACCCAGCCATGATACGTCTGTACGAGATCCAGAAGGAGGTGGCGTCTCTGGGGCCGCAGGTCTGCACCTTCAGCGGCCTGCAGAACGACCGCGAGTACAAGCGGCTGGAGCGCGAGCTGacccagctgctgctggaggtggaCAAGGTCGACACGGAGGGCAAGGCCGAGCTGCAGGCGGCACGCAAGCGGGCGGCACAGGAGGTAGAGGGCATGCTGCGCTACCTGGAGGAGAACGCCACCCATCCGTCCCGCCTGGCCATCGAGGAGCTTAGCCGCGAGGCGCGCCGGCTGGTGGACGAGGGTGTCGTGGCACCGCAGCGTGCAGGCGGGGCGACGGAGATCAGTGACGAGCTGGTGGACGCGTTGCAGGAGCTCATCCTGAAGCTCACCCAGGTCAAGACCGGAGGGAGGGTGCCGCTCCGGAAAGCACGTTACCGGGCGCTGACCCGCCTGTGCGCTGTGCAGGACGTGATAGAAGGGCGCACGCAGCAGCAGACCCTCTCCCTGCCGCTGTCGGGCGACACCCACGAGGCCGTGAACTGCATCAACCAGGTGATGGTGAAGGTGAGCGTGGCCCGCAGCCAGCTGGTGGCCCTGCTGATGGGTCTGAGCGGGCGGGACAGCTGCGCCCACCTGTCACGCATCCTCACGGAGATGCAGGTGGAGCTGGACGCCCTGGACGTGTCCGGGAACGCGGCTGTCAGAAACTACCGGAAACAAGTGGTGGAGGAGATCAACGGGCTGCTGAAACACCTGGACctggagggagaaggagacgACACGCGCAG GTACGACCTGGCGCAGAACAACTCCATCCGTGAGATCGAGGCCGTGCGGGGTCACGTGTCCCACCTGCGGGGCGAGGTCCTGCGGCACTGCGGGATGGGCGAGCTCAGCTTCCGCCCCAAAGCCGAGCTGCAGAGCCTCCTCACTCACCTGGACCAGGTGGACACGGGCAAGAACCCGTGCATCAGGGAGGCCCGGCGCCGCGCCGTGGTGGAGGTGCAGGCCATCATCACCTTCCTGGACCTGCGCGAGGCCCTGTGCCGCCGTCAGCCGGGCCCCGCCGAGCACCCGTCCCACCGGGCCGTGTGGCTGGTGCTGGGCAGCCTGTCGGAGCTCCAGGCGCAGGTGCTGGGCTTCGACGGCAAGCGGGCCGACAAGAGCTACATgatgctggaggagctgctgaccAAACAGCTGCTGGCTCTGGACGCCGTGGACTCGCAGGGCGACGAGGGCACCAAGGTGGCACGGAAGCAGGCGGTGAAGTTTGCCCAGAACATTCTCAGCTACCTGGACATGAAGACAGACGAGTGGGAGTATTGA
- the bag5 gene encoding BAG family molecular chaperone regulator 5 isoform X3 — protein MDHGGPPQQQQQHPMQQQAYQPQHPAMIRLYEIQKEVASLGPQVCTFSGLQNDREYKRLERELTQLLLEVDKVDTEGKAELQAARKRAAQEVEGMLRYLEENATHPSRLAIEELSREARRLVDEGVVAPQRAGGATEISDELVDALQELILKLTQVKTGGRVPLRKARYRALTRLCAVQDVIEGRTQQQTLSLPLSGDTHEAVNCINQVMVKVSVARSQLVALLMGLSGRDSCAHLSRILTEMQVELDALDVSGNAAVRNYRKQVVEEINGLLKHLDLEGEGDDTRRYDLAQNNSIREIEAVRGHVSHLRGEVLRHCGMGELSFRPKAELQSLLTHLDQVDTGKNPCIREARRRAVVEVQAIITFLDLREALCRRQPGPAEHPSHRAVWLVLGSLSELQAQVLGFDGKRADKSYMMLEELLTKQLLALDAVDSQGDEGTKVARKQAVKFAQNILSYLDMKTDEWEY, from the exons ATGGACCATGGCGGCccaccacagcagcaacagcaacatccGATGCAGCAGCAGGCGTACCAGCCGCAGCACCCAGCCATGATACGTCTGTACGAGATCCAGAAGGAGGTGGCGTCTCTGGGGCCGCAGGTCTGCACCTTCAGCGGCCTGCAGAACGACCGCGAGTACAAGCGGCTGGAGCGCGAGCTGacccagctgctgctggaggtggaCAAGGTCGACACGGAGGGCAAGGCCGAGCTGCAGGCGGCACGCAAGCGGGCGGCACAGGAGGTAGAGGGCATGCTGCGCTACCTGGAGGAGAACGCCACCCATCCGTCCCGCCTGGCCATCGAGGAGCTTAGCCGCGAGGCGCGCCGGCTGGTGGACGAGGGTGTCGTGGCACCGCAGCGTGCAGGCGGGGCGACGGAGATCAGTGACGAGCTGGTGGACGCGTTGCAGGAGCTCATCCTGAAGCTCACCCAGGTCAAGACCGGAGGGAGGGTGCCGCTCCGGAAAGCACGTTACCGGGCGCTGACCCGCCTGTGCGCTGTGCAGGACGTGATAGAAGGGCGCACGCAGCAGCAGACCCTCTCCCTGCCGCTGTCGGGCGACACCCACGAGGCCGTGAACTGCATCAACCAGGTGATGGTGAAGGTGAGCGTGGCCCGCAGCCAGCTGGTGGCCCTGCTGATGGGTCTGAGCGGGCGGGACAGCTGCGCCCACCTGTCACGCATCCTCACGGAGATGCAGGTGGAGCTGGACGCCCTGGACGTGTCCGGGAACGCGGCTGTCAGAAACTACCGGAAACAAGTGGTGGAGGAGATCAACGGGCTGCTGAAACACCTGGACctggagggagaaggagacgACACGCGCAG GTACGACCTGGCGCAGAACAACTCCATCCGTGAGATCGAGGCCGTGCGGGGTCACGTGTCCCACCTGCGGGGCGAGGTCCTGCGGCACTGCGGGATGGGCGAGCTCAGCTTCCGCCCCAAAGCCGAGCTGCAGAGCCTCCTCACTCACCTGGACCAGGTGGACACGGGCAAGAACCCGTGCATCAGGGAGGCCCGGCGCCGCGCCGTGGTGGAGGTGCAGGCCATCATCACCTTCCTGGACCTGCGCGAGGCCCTGTGCCGCCGTCAGCCGGGCCCCGCCGAGCACCCGTCCCACCGGGCCGTGTGGCTGGTGCTGGGCAGCCTGTCGGAGCTCCAGGCGCAGGTGCTGGGCTTCGACGGCAAGCGGGCCGACAAGAGCTACATgatgctggaggagctgctgaccAAACAGCTGCTGGCTCTGGACGCCGTGGACTCGCAGGGCGACGAGGGCACCAAGGTGGCACGGAAGCAGGCGGTGAAGTTTGCCCAGAACATTCTCAGCTACCTGGACATGAAGACAGACGAGTGGGAGTATTGA